A genomic segment from Capra hircus breed San Clemente chromosome 7, ASM170441v1, whole genome shotgun sequence encodes:
- the F2RL3 gene encoding proteinase-activated receptor 4 yields the protein MWVLLLLWPLALGFSLGDTQTPISYEEVGSAAEGDDSTPRPHPRSFPGQPCANDSNTLELPPNSRALLLGWVPTKLVPALYGLVLAVGLPANSLALWVLATQVPRLPSTMLLMNLAAADLLLALALPPRIAYHLRGQRWPFGEAACRLDTAALYGHLYGSLLLLAAVSLDRYLAVVHPLRARTLRGQRLASGLCVTAWLAAAALAMPLALQQQTFRLSRSDHVLCHDVLPTGAQASYWRPAFICLAGFGCFLPLLAMVLSYGATLRTLAAGGRRYGHALRLTALVLASAVALFAPSNMLLLLHFSNPGPDAWGDLYAAYVPSLALSTLNSCVDPFIYYFVSAEFRSKVQEGLLRRGPGTATASREGGSRAMGTRSSSLV from the exons ATGTGGGTACTCTTGCTGCTGTGGCCTCTGGCCCTGGGGTTCAGCTTGGGTGACACCCAGACCCCCATCAGCTATGAGGAGGTGGGGAGCGCAGCAGAAGGCGATG ACAGCACACCGAGGCCCCACCCCCGCAGCTTCCCTGGCCAGCCCTGTGCCAATGACAGCAACACTCTGGAGCTCCCTCCCAACTCTCGGGCCCTGCTGCTGGGCTGGGTGCCCACGAAGCTGGTGCCTGCACTCTACGGGCTGGTCCTGGCAGTGGGGCTGCCTGCCAACAGCCTGGCGCTGTGGGTGCTGGCCACACAGGTGCCCCGACTGCCCTCCACCATGCTGCTGATGAACCTGGCGGCCGCTGACCTGCTGCTGGCCCTGGCGCTGCCGCCGCGGATTGCCTACCACCTGCGGGGCCAGCGCTGGCCCTTCGGCGAGGCCGCCTGCCGCCTGGACACGGCCGCGCTCTACGGCCACCTGTACGGCTCCCTGTTGCTGCTGGCCGCTGTCAGCCTGGACCGCTACCTGGCCGTGGTGCACCCGCTGCGGGCCCGCACCCTGCGAGGCCAGCGCCTGGCCAGCGGGCTCTGCGTCACAGCCTGGCTGGCGGCAGCTGCCCTGGCGATGCCCCTGGCACTGCAGCAGCAGACCTTCCGGCTGTCGCGCTCCGACCACGTGCTGTGTCACGACGTGCTGCCCACCGGGGCCCAGGCCTCCTACTGGCGGCCCGCCTTCATCTGCCTGGCGGGGTTCGGCTGCTTCCTGCCGCTGCTGGCCATGGTGCTGAGCTACGGGGCCACTCTGCGCACGCTGGCGGCTGGGGGCCGGCGCTACGGCCACGCGCTGCGGCTGACCGCGCTGGTGCTGGCCTCCGCCGTGGCCCTCTTCGCACCTagcaacatgctgctgctgctgcacttCTCAAACCCCGGCCCTGACGCCTGGGGGGACCTGTACGCCGCCTACGTGCCCAGCCTGGCGCTCAGCACCCTCAACAGCTGCGTGGACCCCTTCATCTATTACTTCGTGTCTGCCGAGTTCAGGAGCAAGGTGCAGGAGGGGTTGCTCCGCCGGGGACCCGGCACCGCCACGGCCTCCAGGGAGGGCGGCAGCCGGGCGATGGGGACCCGGTCCTCCTCGCTCGTGTGA